The segment AGCGGCCGCGGCGCCCAGTCGGATGGTGCCCCCACCCGGTTTGGCCTCAACACCCGCGAGGAGGACGGCGACTGGCGCGATTACATGGAGCAACTCGCCAGGGAAGCCGGGGGCCCGCCGGTGAAGCTGCGCACCACGGTCACGGCGGAACACCCCAAGACGATCCTCAGCTTCAACACATCGCCGGACATCGGATTCGACCGATCCGTCAACGCTTATCGGGGCTGCGAGCATGGCTGCATTTACTGCTTCGCGCGGCCGACCCATGCGTATCACGATCTCTCGCCCGGCCTGGATTTTGAAACCCGGCTGTTCACGAAACCCGACGCCGCCCGCCTGCTGCGCGATACGTTCGCCAAGCCCAGATACCGTCCGCAGCCGTTAGCCATGGGCACGAACACCGATCCGTATCAGCCGATAGAGCGGAATTATCGGATCACGCGCGAACTGCTGGAGGTGTGCCTCGATGCCCGCCACCCGGTGACGATCACCACCAAGTCAGACCGGGTATGCGACGACATCGACCTGCTGGCAGAAATGGCCCGGCTGAGGCTGATCGCGGTCTGCGTGTCGGTAACGACGCTGGATCCCGCACTCTCCGGCAAGCTCGAACCGCGCGCAGCAGCGCCTGCCAAGCGACTGGCCGCGCTCGGCAAGCTGGTGGATGCGGGCGTGCCGACGCACTGCTCGGTTTCCCCGATCATCCCGGCGATCACCGACCAGTTCATGGAGGAGATCATCACCCGCGCCGGAGCGCTTGGCGTGCGATCGGCCGGTTGGATACCCTTGCGCCTGCCTCATGAGGTCGCCCCGCTGTTCCGCGAATGGCTGTCGGTCCATTTTCCCGAACGCGGCGACAAGGTGATGAGCATCGTGCAATCGATCCGGGGTGGGCGCGACAACGACCCGGCATTCTTCAGCCGCATGAAGCCGAGCGGCGTTTGGGCCGATCTGTTCCGCGCCCGCTTTCGCATCGCCGCCTCCCGCGCAGGCATGCGCAAGGAGCGGTTCGAGCTCGACTGCACGCAATTCCGCCCGCCACCGAACGGAGGTCAGTTGCGGCTGCTGTGACGCAGAACGCTAAGCCGCGGTGAGAAAGGCGTCCTCGTCCAGCGCCATCAAGGCTTCGGCGCCCGTTTCGATCTTGCGTCGCAGCGCTCCAACGTCCGGCACGAAGCGTTCGAAGAAGTAGCGCGCGGTGGTCAACTTGGCCTGGTAGAACGCGCCGTCGCCGTCGCCGTCGGCCACCCGCACCGCCGCCGCTTTCGCCATGCGCAGCCACATCAGTCCCAGGCACACCACACCCATGATGTGCATGTAGTGATGCGCGCCTGCGCCCAGGTTGTTGGGGTTGGCCATTGCGTTCTGCATGAACCACATGGTGGCCGCCTTCTGCTCACCCACCGCTTTGCCGAGGGCTTCGGCCAGCGGCGCGAGCTCCCCATCGCTGGCAGCGACTTCGTCGTCGACCATCTTGAAGAACGCCTGGATGGCTGCCCCGCCCTTGCTGGCAAGCTTCCGCCCGCACAGGTCCATCGCCTGCACGCCGTTGGTGCCTTCATAGATCTGGGCGATGCGAGCGTCCCGGACGAACTGCTCCATGCCCCATTCCTGGATGTAGCCGTGGCCACCGAACACTTGCTGCATGTTCACCGCGGTGTCGAAGCCCTTATCGGTGCCATAGCCCTTGATCACCGGGGTCAGCAGCCCGAGCAGCGCATCA is part of the Altererythrobacter sp. TH136 genome and harbors:
- a CDS encoding PA0069 family radical SAM protein, which produces MFRHVERRFAPEVSGRGAQSDGAPTRFGLNTREEDGDWRDYMEQLAREAGGPPVKLRTTVTAEHPKTILSFNTSPDIGFDRSVNAYRGCEHGCIYCFARPTHAYHDLSPGLDFETRLFTKPDAARLLRDTFAKPRYRPQPLAMGTNTDPYQPIERNYRITRELLEVCLDARHPVTITTKSDRVCDDIDLLAEMARLRLIAVCVSVTTLDPALSGKLEPRAAAPAKRLAALGKLVDAGVPTHCSVSPIIPAITDQFMEEIITRAGALGVRSAGWIPLRLPHEVAPLFREWLSVHFPERGDKVMSIVQSIRGGRDNDPAFFSRMKPSGVWADLFRARFRIAASRAGMRKERFELDCTQFRPPPNGGQLRLL